The genomic DNA CGGTCTCCGCCTTGATCAGCACGGCGCCCAGCGCGGCGAGCGTGCCGAGGAAGGCCCAGAGCCAGTCGACGGAGCCCTCGCCCCACGGGTCGGCGGCGCGCAGGCCGAAGCCCACCAGCACCGCGGCGTCGCAGAGGTACGCGCCGACCCGGTCGAGGTACACGCCGCCGATGGAGAACTGCTGCTTCCAGCGGGCGACCTCCCCGTCGACGCAGTCGAGCAGCAGGTACAACTGGACCATCAGCACGCCGAGCAGGGCCCCGGCGATCCCGGGGACCAGCAGCGCCGGGGCGGCGAGGACGCCGGCGAGGGTCATGACGTACGTCAGTTGGTTGGGCGTGACCCGGGTGTTCACCAGGTGCCGGTCGACGCGCAGCGAGATCTCGCGCATGTACAGGCGGCCGGCCCAGTGCTCCCCGCTGCGCCGGTCCTTCACCCCCGGGGGGTGGACCACGGGCCGTAGCTCAGCTACCGATGGCTTTGGCATAGTCGGCGTAGGCGTCCCTGATCTCGTCGGTGGACAGGTCGAGGTGTTCGAGGATCGTGTACCGGCCGGGCCGGGTCTGCGGCGCGAACTCGATGGCCTTCACGAACTCGTCGTCCGCGAAGCCGATGTCGTCGGCCAGCACCGGCAGCCCGTGCCGGCGCAGGACCTGGGCCATCAGCAGCGCCGTCTCCCGGTCGCCGCGCAGGAACGTGGCGAAGGTCCCGCCGATGCCGCACTGCTCGCCGTGGAGCGCGCAGCGCGTCGGGTAGAGCAGGTCGAAGGCGTGGCTGATCTCGTGGCACGCGCCGGAGGCCGGCCGGCTGTCGCCGGCGACGGACATCGCGATGCCGCAGAGCACCAGCGCCTCGGCGAGGATGACGAGGAAGTCGTCGTCGCCGATCCCGCCGGGGTGGCGCAGTACCGAGTCGCCGGCGCTGCGCGCCATCGCTGCGGCCAGCCCGTCGATGGGCTCGCCGGTCTCGCGGTGGGACAGCTCCCAGTCGGCGACGGCGGACAGCTTGCACGTCACGTCGCCGATGCCGGCGCGGACGAAGCGCGGCGGGGCCTCGCGGATGACGTCGAGGTCGATGACGATCGCGATGGGGTTCGGCACGCCGTACGAGCCGCGGCCCGCGTCGTTGTCGAGCGTCGAGACCGGCGAGCAGAGGCCGTCGTTGGCGAGGTTGGTGGCCACGGCGACCATCGGCAGGCCGACGCGCGCGGCGGCGTACTTCGCGGAGTCGATGACCTTGCCGCCGCCGAGGCCGACGACGGCGTCGTAGCGCCCGGTGCGCTTGATGGAGTCGGCGAGCCGCACGGCGCCGTCGATGGTGCCGTCGGCGTCGGCGAACCAGTCGGCGCCGGGCAGCGCCGGCGCGAAGCGGTCGCGCAGCGCCTGCCCGGAGCGCGGGCTGATGGCGAAGGCGAGCCGGCCCGACGGCGCGACACGCTGGTCGGAGAGGAGGTCAGCGAGGTCGTCCAGCGCCCCGGCCCGGATGTCGACCGTCAGCGGCGACGGGATCAGGCGGGTCAGTACCGGCACGCGATCTCCCTGCCCTTGGCGAGGTCCTCGTGGTTGTCGATCTCGACCCAGGCGACGTCGCCGATGGGCTCGACGTCGATCCGGAAGCCGCGGTTGACCAGCTCCTGGTAGCCGTCCTCGTAGTAGAGGTCGGGGTCGCGCTCGAAGGTGGTCTTCAGCGCGTCGGCCAGCTCGTCGGCCGCGTCGCCCTCGATGAGGGTGACGCCGATGTACTCGCCGGTGGCCTCCGCCGGGTCCATCAGCTTGGTGATCTTCCGGACGCCCTTCTCGTCGGCGACGACCTTCATCTCCTCGTCGGCGAGCTTCTTGACCGTGTCGAGGGCGAGGATGATCTTCTTGCCGCCGCCGCGGGCGGCGAGCAGCGTCTTCTCGACGGAGACGGGGTGGACGGTGTCGCCGTTGGCGAGGATCACGTCGTGCCGGACCGAATCCCGGCCGCACCAGAGGGAGTAGGCGTTGTTCCACTCCTCTGCCTTGTCGTTGTCGATCAGGGTGAGCTTCAGCCCGTACGTGCGCTCCAGGGCCTCCTTGCGCTCGTACACGGCCTCCTTGCGGTAGCCGACGATGATCGCCGCCTCCGTGAGCCCGATCTCGGCGAAGTTGCCGAGGGTGAGGTCGAGGACGGTGGTCTCGCCGTCGACGGGCACCAGGGCCTTCGGCAGGGTGTCGGTGTAGGGGCGCAGACGCCGTCCGGCGCCGGCCGCCAGCACGAGGCCGATCATGCGGGTTCTCCTGTTTCGTCGTGTACAGCGGGGGCTCCGGAGGAGACCCAGAAGCGGATGCTCTCGGTGAGCACCACCAGCGCCACGGCCACGGCGATGGCCGCGAGCGCGAACGTGAAGCGCGTGCCGGTCAGCAGGGCTGCCGCCAGCGTGACCGCCAGCGCACGTCCCTCGTGCCCGCCGATCGCCCGCACCAGCAGGCGCGGGGGCGCACCCGTGCCGCCGCGGATGCGGTACACGGTGTCGTAGTGATGGTAGGCG from Streptomyces sp. CMB-StM0423 includes the following:
- a CDS encoding CDP-alcohol phosphatidyltransferase family protein — translated: MPKPSVAELRPVVHPPGVKDRRSGEHWAGRLYMREISLRVDRHLVNTRVTPNQLTYVMTLAGVLAAPALLVPGIAGALLGVLMVQLYLLLDCVDGEVARWKQQFSIGGVYLDRVGAYLCDAAVLVGFGLRAADPWGEGSVDWLWAFLGTLAALGAVLIKAETDLVGVARHQQGLPPVKESAAEPRSSGVAVARKAASALKFHRLILGIEASLLILLLAVLDLIKGDLYFSRLGVAVLAAIAMLQTLLHLVSILASSRLR
- a CDS encoding iron-containing alcohol dehydrogenase family protein — encoded protein: MPVLTRLIPSPLTVDIRAGALDDLADLLSDQRVAPSGRLAFAISPRSGQALRDRFAPALPGADWFADADGTIDGAVRLADSIKRTGRYDAVVGLGGGKVIDSAKYAAARVGLPMVAVATNLANDGLCSPVSTLDNDAGRGSYGVPNPIAIVIDLDVIREAPPRFVRAGIGDVTCKLSAVADWELSHRETGEPIDGLAAAMARSAGDSVLRHPGGIGDDDFLVILAEALVLCGIAMSVAGDSRPASGACHEISHAFDLLYPTRCALHGEQCGIGGTFATFLRGDRETALLMAQVLRRHGLPVLADDIGFADDEFVKAIEFAPQTRPGRYTILEHLDLSTDEIRDAYADYAKAIGS
- a CDS encoding phosphocholine cytidylyltransferase family protein; the protein is MIGLVLAAGAGRRLRPYTDTLPKALVPVDGETTVLDLTLGNFAEIGLTEAAIIVGYRKEAVYERKEALERTYGLKLTLIDNDKAEEWNNAYSLWCGRDSVRHDVILANGDTVHPVSVEKTLLAARGGGKKIILALDTVKKLADEEMKVVADEKGVRKITKLMDPAEATGEYIGVTLIEGDAADELADALKTTFERDPDLYYEDGYQELVNRGFRIDVEPIGDVAWVEIDNHEDLAKGREIACRY